From the Acidovorax carolinensis genome, one window contains:
- a CDS encoding thymidine phosphorylase family protein: protein MHIETSEPRDVPAAPVSSQIPSQLALRRVAIDTWRENVAYLHRDCAVYRAEGFQALSKIEVRANGRHILATVNVVDDAAIVGCNELGLSEDAFAQLDVENGHTVSVTQAEPPESMGALFRKIAGERLTRADYAAIVRDIAGHHYSKIELTAFVVACNRDELDREEVFFLTDAMVASGRRLDWHEPLVVDKHCIGGIPGNRTTMLVVPIVAAHGMLCPKTSSRAITSPAGTADTMEVLANVELPFEQLADIVRDYRGCLAWGGTANLSPADDVLISVERPLSIDSAGQMVASILSKKVAAGATHLVLDIPIGPTAKVRSMPEAQRLRRLFEYVARRMGLSLDVVITDGRQPVGNGIGPVLEARDVMRVLQNDPDAPNDLRQKALRLAGRLIECDPDVRGGDGYAIARDILDSGRALRRMEDIINAQGSKGFDHLHPQLGPLTFEVCAPESGTVVGIDNFQIARVARLAGAPKVQGAGVDLMHKLGATVAQGDVLYRVHAGYPADLEFARQASARDIGYRLGDADAVPQVFVEF, encoded by the coding sequence ATGCACATTGAGACCAGCGAACCGCGGGACGTTCCCGCTGCACCCGTTTCCAGCCAGATCCCCTCGCAATTGGCGCTGCGCCGTGTCGCCATCGACACCTGGCGCGAAAACGTCGCCTACCTGCACCGCGATTGCGCGGTGTACCGGGCCGAGGGCTTTCAGGCGCTTTCCAAGATCGAGGTGCGCGCCAACGGGCGCCACATCCTGGCTACCGTGAATGTGGTGGACGACGCCGCCATCGTTGGCTGCAACGAACTCGGGCTGTCGGAAGACGCCTTTGCCCAGCTCGACGTGGAAAACGGCCACACCGTATCGGTGACGCAGGCCGAGCCCCCTGAGTCGATGGGCGCGCTGTTCCGCAAGATCGCTGGCGAGCGCCTGACGCGGGCGGATTACGCCGCCATCGTGCGCGACATTGCCGGCCACCACTATTCCAAGATCGAGCTGACGGCGTTTGTCGTGGCCTGCAACCGCGACGAACTCGACCGCGAAGAGGTATTCTTCCTGACCGACGCCATGGTTGCCAGCGGCCGGCGGCTCGATTGGCACGAGCCGCTGGTGGTCGACAAGCACTGCATCGGCGGCATTCCCGGCAACCGCACCACCATGCTGGTCGTGCCCATCGTGGCGGCGCACGGCATGCTGTGCCCCAAGACATCGTCGCGCGCCATCACCTCCCCGGCGGGCACGGCCGACACCATGGAGGTGCTGGCCAATGTCGAGCTGCCCTTCGAGCAGTTGGCCGACATCGTGCGCGACTACCGCGGCTGCCTCGCCTGGGGCGGCACGGCCAATCTTTCCCCGGCCGACGATGTGCTGATTTCCGTGGAGCGCCCGCTGTCGATCGACTCGGCCGGGCAGATGGTGGCGTCCATCCTGTCCAAGAAAGTGGCCGCCGGCGCCACCCACCTGGTGCTCGACATCCCCATCGGCCCCACGGCCAAGGTGCGCTCCATGCCCGAGGCCCAGCGCCTGCGCCGCCTGTTTGAATATGTGGCACGGCGCATGGGCCTGTCGCTGGATGTGGTCATCACCGATGGCCGCCAGCCCGTGGGCAACGGCATCGGCCCGGTGCTGGAGGCGCGTGACGTGATGCGCGTGCTGCAAAACGACCCAGACGCGCCCAACGACCTGCGCCAGAAGGCCTTGCGACTGGCGGGCCGCCTGATTGAATGCGACCCCGACGTGCGCGGTGGCGACGGCTATGCCATTGCGCGCGACATTCTCGACTCGGGCCGGGCGCTGCGGCGCATGGAAGACATCATCAACGCGCAGGGCAGCAAGGGGTTCGATCACCTGCACCCGCAACTGGGCCCGCTGACCTTTGAGGTCTGCGCACCGGAGAGCGGCACCGTGGTGGGCATCGACAATTTCCAGATTGCCCGCGTGGCGCGCCTGGCCGGGGCGCCCAAGGTGCAGGGCGCGGGCGTTGACCTCATGCACAAGCTGGGCGCCACGGTGGCGCAGGGTGATGTGCTGTACCGCGTGCACGCCGGCTACCCCGCCGACCTCGAATTTGCCCGGCAGGCCAGCGCCCGCGATATTGGCTATCGCCTGGGCGATGCCGATGCCGTGCCCCAGGTGTTTGTGGAGTTCTGA
- a CDS encoding C40 family peptidase, translating to MSRWFIALLLTCASAAQAAPSAASPEDIERFLADKGLISQLDEVRHSVADKAHVVADRTADLIGNAMGFIGVPYRRGGTTATTGFDCSGFVRAVYEKTVGMVLPRKADQQAASTEIIDKKELQPGDLVFFNTMRRAFSHVGIYVGDGKFIHSPRSGSEVRVEDMRQSYWQRRFDGARRVTVEAKAQP from the coding sequence ATGTCCCGTTGGTTCATTGCCTTACTTCTCACCTGCGCCTCTGCCGCCCAAGCTGCCCCTTCAGCGGCATCCCCCGAGGACATCGAGCGTTTTCTGGCCGACAAAGGGTTGATTTCCCAGCTCGATGAAGTGCGCCATTCCGTCGCAGACAAAGCCCATGTGGTCGCAGACCGCACCGCGGATCTGATCGGCAACGCCATGGGGTTCATCGGAGTGCCCTACCGCCGCGGCGGCACCACCGCCACGACCGGGTTTGATTGCAGCGGATTCGTGCGCGCGGTATACGAAAAAACCGTGGGCATGGTCCTGCCCCGCAAGGCCGACCAGCAAGCCGCCAGCACCGAAATCATTGACAAGAAAGAGCTGCAACCCGGCGATCTGGTGTTCTTCAACACCATGCGCCGCGCCTTCAGCCATGTCGGCATCTACGTGGGCGACGGCAAATTCATCCATTCACCGCGCTCGGGCAGTGAAGTGCGGGTGGAAGACATGCGCCAGTCGTACTGGCAGCGCCGCTTTGATGGCGCCCGCCGCGTCACGGTGGAAGCCAAGGCCCAGCCCTGA
- a CDS encoding GlsB/YeaQ/YmgE family stress response membrane protein: MLSILGTLIVGLVVGFIARALKPGDDKMGWIMTALLGVAGSFLASYVGAAMGWYTQGAPAGWIASVIGAVVLLAIYSLVRSKT; encoded by the coding sequence ATGCTCTCAATCCTCGGGACTCTCATCGTCGGCCTCGTCGTTGGCTTCATTGCGCGGGCGCTCAAGCCCGGCGACGACAAGATGGGCTGGATCATGACGGCGTTGCTCGGCGTGGCGGGCTCGTTTCTGGCCAGCTACGTGGGGGCCGCCATGGGCTGGTACACCCAGGGCGCACCGGCAGGCTGGATCGCCTCGGTGATCGGCGCCGTGGTGTTGCTGGCAATTTACAGCCTGGTCCGAAGCAAGACGTGA
- a CDS encoding DEAD/DEAH box helicase, with protein MATAGNNAPSSSRPHAAAREKAVAMWLQALRSHADAATLKALAPLSGAEAARVMALLREETPLAAPPALESAPTDPPGLLVHGQFCPRITLMTLGRGDGLLGLQPQGKLGPRGDSVTLVQIDWTYRTDGGATWQTPAPTSILNARPAAVQDLFDTGGPVVRMQRNLAAESDAMDRVWDLGLIPVDATKLQWRHRAAAATLGPVWTLAQEAHFGDFWAEQIPQLRAEGWSVVVHPGFAHESVPVQRWKLHIAPDTGELLGKEVAGPLAERQRPVQKLQLPEREGAWLLSLGLEIDGETLDLAPLLADLLRRDARWLNARQMAAIDDIAIISLRAPGGKRIDAPAGPLKAIVGAMVDLLTDPLRNAGKQLKDGDPLRLGAWEARRVEALRAGLLQAHRVGTVNGWNNDWQLQGDAGLAQLAKRLHNIGTPQPVAAPQGLQLQLRPYQLEGLAWLQYLRAQGLGGILADDMGLGKTAQALAHVLAEKEAGRLTRPALVVLPTSLLFNWQAEAARMAPGLRVLALHGASRGQRYRQIADHDLVLTTYPLLWRDVEALAAQPFHLLILDEAQLVKNAGSRSARALRRLQAPHLLCLTGTPLENHLGELWAQFDFLMPGFLGDMRSFNARWRKPIEENGETLRAQLLAQRVRPFILRRRKQDVATELPPRTETILRVQLQGKQRELYEAVRTTADKQVRRALERQGFEGSQIAILDALLKLRQVCCDPRLVKGTTKTAHSMERAKLELLADLLPALVDEGRRVLVFSQFTEMLGLAAELLETLALPHLTLTGQTPPRQRGAVVRQFQAQDEASAPILLASLKAGGLGLNLTAADTVIHLDPWWNPAVEEQATARAHRIGQDQPVFVYKLVVEGSIEERMLELQARKAALAQGVLGHDAEGAIKFSEADLHALLAPLSEPANNPLGISDEDTLRWGGTGQRRPRPLQPPEV; from the coding sequence ATGGCTACCGCTGGCAACAACGCCCCTTCCTCCTCCCGCCCACATGCTGCGGCGCGCGAAAAGGCCGTGGCGATGTGGCTCCAGGCACTGCGCAGCCATGCCGATGCCGCCACCCTGAAAGCGCTCGCACCGCTGTCGGGCGCGGAAGCCGCCCGCGTCATGGCCTTGCTGCGCGAGGAAACACCGTTAGCGGCACCGCCTGCCCTTGAATCCGCGCCCACCGACCCGCCCGGGCTTCTTGTGCACGGGCAGTTCTGCCCCCGCATCACCCTCATGACTCTGGGCCGGGGCGACGGCCTGCTGGGCCTGCAACCGCAGGGCAAGCTGGGCCCACGCGGTGACAGCGTGACGCTGGTGCAGATCGACTGGACCTACCGCACCGACGGTGGCGCCACCTGGCAAACGCCCGCGCCCACATCCATCCTCAACGCCCGCCCCGCCGCGGTGCAAGACCTGTTTGACACCGGCGGCCCCGTGGTGCGCATGCAGCGCAACCTGGCGGCTGAATCGGACGCCATGGACCGCGTGTGGGACTTGGGCCTGATCCCCGTGGACGCCACCAAGCTGCAATGGCGCCACCGCGCCGCCGCCGCCACGCTGGGCCCCGTGTGGACGCTGGCGCAGGAGGCGCACTTTGGCGACTTCTGGGCCGAGCAAATCCCGCAGCTGCGCGCCGAGGGCTGGAGCGTGGTGGTGCACCCCGGCTTTGCACATGAAAGCGTGCCCGTGCAACGCTGGAAGCTGCACATCGCCCCCGACACCGGCGAGCTGCTGGGCAAAGAGGTAGCTGGCCCGCTGGCCGAGCGCCAACGCCCCGTGCAAAAGCTGCAACTGCCCGAGCGCGAAGGCGCCTGGCTGCTGAGCTTGGGGCTAGAGATTGACGGCGAAACGCTGGACCTGGCCCCCCTGCTGGCCGACCTGCTGCGCCGCGACGCCCGCTGGCTCAACGCGCGGCAGATGGCGGCCATCGACGACATCGCCATCATTTCACTGCGCGCGCCCGGAGGTAAACGCATCGACGCGCCCGCCGGGCCGCTCAAGGCCATCGTGGGCGCCATGGTGGACCTGCTGACCGACCCTCTTCGCAATGCAGGCAAACAACTGAAGGATGGCGACCCGCTGCGTCTGGGCGCCTGGGAGGCCCGCCGCGTCGAAGCCCTGCGCGCCGGGCTGCTGCAGGCCCACCGCGTGGGCACGGTGAACGGGTGGAACAACGACTGGCAACTGCAGGGCGATGCTGGCCTCGCGCAACTTGCCAAGCGCCTGCACAACATTGGCACCCCGCAGCCGGTGGCTGCGCCGCAGGGCTTGCAGTTGCAACTGCGCCCCTACCAACTCGAAGGCCTGGCCTGGCTGCAATACCTGCGCGCCCAGGGCCTGGGCGGCATCCTGGCCGACGACATGGGTCTGGGCAAAACCGCACAGGCACTGGCCCATGTGCTGGCCGAAAAGGAGGCCGGGCGCCTCACCCGCCCCGCCCTGGTGGTGCTGCCCACCTCGCTGCTCTTCAACTGGCAGGCCGAGGCAGCGCGCATGGCGCCCGGCCTGCGCGTGCTGGCGCTGCATGGCGCGAGCCGGGGCCAGCGCTACCGGCAAATTGCCGACCATGATCTGGTGCTGACGACCTACCCGCTGCTCTGGCGCGACGTGGAGGCGCTGGCCGCACAGCCGTTTCACCTGCTGATCCTGGACGAGGCGCAGTTGGTGAAAAACGCCGGCAGCCGCAGCGCCCGCGCCCTGCGCCGCCTGCAGGCCCCGCACCTGCTGTGCCTGACCGGAACACCGCTCGAAAACCACCTGGGCGAGCTGTGGGCGCAGTTCGACTTCTTGATGCCGGGCTTTCTGGGCGATATGCGCAGCTTCAACGCCCGCTGGCGCAAGCCCATCGAGGAAAACGGTGAAACCCTGCGTGCCCAGCTGCTGGCCCAGCGCGTGCGCCCCTTCATCCTGCGCCGCCGCAAGCAGGACGTGGCCACCGAACTGCCGCCGCGCACCGAGACCATCCTGCGCGTGCAATTGCAAGGCAAGCAGCGTGAGCTGTACGAGGCCGTGCGCACCACGGCCGACAAGCAGGTGCGCCGCGCACTGGAGCGGCAGGGTTTTGAAGGCTCGCAAATCGCCATCCTGGACGCGTTGCTCAAGCTGCGCCAAGTCTGCTGCGACCCACGATTGGTCAAAGGCACCACGAAAACGGCGCACTCGATGGAGCGCGCCAAGCTCGAACTGCTGGCCGACCTGCTACCCGCCCTGGTCGATGAAGGCCGCCGCGTGCTGGTGTTCTCGCAGTTCACCGAGATGCTCGGCTTGGCGGCCGAGCTGCTCGAGACCCTGGCCCTGCCCCACCTCACCCTCACCGGCCAGACGCCACCCCGCCAGCGCGGCGCGGTGGTGCGGCAGTTCCAGGCGCAGGACGAGGCCAGCGCCCCCATCCTGCTCGCCAGCCTCAAGGCCGGGGGCCTGGGCCTGAACCTCACGGCCGCCGACACGGTGATCCACCTCGACCCGTGGTGGAACCCCGCCGTCGAAGAACAGGCCACGGCCCGCGCCCACCGCATCGGGCAGGACCAGCCGGTGTTTGTCTACAAGCTCGTGGTGGAAGGCAGCATCGAAGAGCGCATGCTGGAGCTGCAGGCCCGCAAGGCCGCGCTGGCCCAGGGCGTGCTGGGCCACGACGCCGAGGGCGCCATCAAGTTCAGCGAGGCCGACCTGCACGCCCTGCTGGCCCCTTTGAGCGAGCCAGCGAACAACCCGCTCGGCATTTCGGACGAAGACACGCTGCGCTGGGGCGGCACGGGCCAGCGGCGGCCCCGGCCATTGCAGCCACCCGAAGTTTGA
- the alkB gene encoding DNA oxidative demethylase AlkB, giving the protein MNPPTRLFDDPPQPAQPPEVLEPGALVLRGFALEQAADLLRAVGQVAAQAPLRHLVTPGGLRMSVAMTNCGALGWVSDRSGYRYDPIDPDSGQPWPAMPARLRQLAGDAAQAAGYPGFVSDACLVNRYAPGTRLSLHQDRDEGNYAHPIVSVSLGIAAMFLWGGAQRADKARRVALMHGDVVVWGGPARLRFHGVLPLPDGSHPLTGTHRINLTFRKAG; this is encoded by the coding sequence ATGAACCCGCCCACCCGTCTGTTCGACGACCCACCGCAGCCCGCCCAACCGCCCGAGGTGCTGGAGCCCGGCGCCCTGGTGCTGCGCGGCTTTGCACTGGAGCAGGCCGCCGATTTGCTGCGTGCAGTGGGGCAGGTGGCGGCGCAGGCGCCGTTGCGGCACCTCGTCACGCCCGGCGGGCTGCGCATGTCCGTGGCCATGACCAACTGCGGCGCGCTGGGCTGGGTCAGCGACCGCAGCGGCTACCGCTACGACCCCATCGACCCCGACAGCGGCCAGCCCTGGCCCGCCATGCCGGCGCGGTTGCGCCAGTTGGCAGGGGACGCAGCCCAGGCGGCGGGCTATCCCGGGTTTGTGTCCGATGCCTGCCTCGTCAACCGCTATGCACCCGGCACGCGACTGTCGTTGCACCAGGACCGCGACGAGGGCAATTACGCGCACCCCATCGTGTCCGTGTCCCTGGGCATTGCGGCCATGTTCCTGTGGGGCGGTGCCCAGCGGGCCGACAAGGCGCGGCGCGTTGCGCTGATGCATGGCGATGTGGTGGTGTGGGGCGGCCCGGCGCGGCTGCGTTTTCATGGCGTGCTGCCCCTGCCCGATGGCTCCCACCCGCTGACGGGCACGCACCGTATCAACCTCACGTTTCGCAAGGCGGGTTGA
- a CDS encoding EVE domain-containing protein, with the protein MPPPTAPARAPRYWLMKSEPDECSIDDALAAPGATVSWTGVRNYQARNFMRDDMQVGDGVLFYHSSCAEPGIAGIARVASGTRPDPTQFDPASPHHDPKSPPEQPRWLLLDVQALRKTRLLPLPELRSHLELADMRVLQKGSRLSITPVDAAHWHRIVALLGEG; encoded by the coding sequence ATGCCGCCGCCCACAGCCCCTGCCCGCGCGCCCCGCTACTGGCTCATGAAGTCCGAGCCGGACGAATGCTCCATCGACGATGCCCTGGCCGCCCCCGGCGCCACGGTGTCCTGGACCGGCGTTCGCAACTACCAGGCGCGCAACTTCATGCGCGACGACATGCAGGTGGGCGATGGCGTGCTGTTCTACCACTCCAGTTGCGCAGAACCCGGCATCGCCGGCATCGCGCGGGTGGCCAGCGGTACGCGCCCCGACCCCACGCAGTTCGACCCCGCGTCGCCCCACCACGACCCCAAATCACCGCCCGAGCAGCCCCGCTGGTTGCTGCTGGATGTGCAGGCCCTGCGCAAAACGCGGCTGCTGCCCCTGCCCGAACTGCGCAGCCACCTGGAACTGGCCGACATGCGCGTGCTGCAAAAAGGCAGCCGCCTCTCCATCACGCCGGTGGACGCCGCGCACTGGCATCGCATCGTGGCGCTGCTCGGGGAAGGCTGA